GAAGGTGGACAGCAATGTGTCGCGCTTCAGCCGGACCGAGCTGTCGGTGGCGGTGGGCTGGCGCTCGACGTTCTGAGCTTGTCCCCGCCCGTGGTTGCGCTATCGTTCGCGCCGGAAACGGAGACCTCCCATGCAGATACGCTATCTTCACACCATGCTGCGCGTGCTGGACCTGCAGCGCACGATGGATTTCTTTGCGCTTCTGGGCCTGCGCGAAACCCGCCGGATCGAGAATGAGCAGGGCCGCTTCACGCTGGTCTTCATGGCCGCGCCGGGGCAGGAAGACGCCCCGGTCGAGCTGACCTGGAACTGGGACGGCGACCCGGCCCTGCCGTCCGACAGCCGCCAT
This DNA window, taken from Rhodobacter capsulatus SB 1003, encodes the following:
- a CDS encoding VOC family protein, with amino-acid sequence MQIRYLHTMLRVLDLQRTMDFFALLGLRETRRIENEQGRFTLVFMAAPGQEDAPVELTWNWDGDPALPSDSRHFGHLAYGVENIYDICAHLQANGVTINRPPRDGRMAFIRSPDNASVELLQIGEALPPAEPWASMPNTGHW